One genomic region from Candidatus Edwardsbacteria bacterium encodes:
- a CDS encoding von Willebrand factor type A domain-containing protein, translated as MKNRIFPLIAAAVLALISASLIGAAGTGVINCIVMDNANNNLLTGVTLRIPGTSYVAVGDKAGHYQFTGLPEGTYTVEASLAGYQTMIKKNVKVKTNQIVKLAFKLKAHQKKGLLQRLGLTKDEKKYISPPCAMVACKMVAAECDQMGGYSLPADFNTEEYSRIYENRFLEVVQNPLSTFSIDVDPASYANVRRFLNYGQMPPKDAVRIEEMINYFDYDYPLPDDGRPFSVITDASPCPWNNGHRLVRIGIKGKEIPRDKLPPTNLVFLIDVSGSMQSPDKLPLLKSAFKMLVNQLRPADRIAIAVYASSEGLALPSTSGKNKKAILDVLDKLEAGGCTAGAAGIQLAYRTAKENFIKGGNNRVILATDGDFNVGVSSTSELIRMIEQKREEGIFLSVLGFGSGNLKDSRMEQLADKGNGNYAYIDNITEAKKVLVNQMAGTLFTIAKDVKIQVEFNPARVKAYKLIGYENRMLNKEDFNDDKKDAGELGVGHTVTALYELVPAGSKEKISKVDDLKYQKVTPKPNSNFSGELMTVKLRYKDPDGNKSRLITKAIYDDKAEMAKMPEDLRFASAVAEFGLLLRDSEHKGNSSYRQVLELARSSRGNDTEGYRAEFIKLVEAASQLAVKQD; from the coding sequence ATGAAAAACAGGATCTTCCCCCTGATCGCGGCAGCAGTGCTGGCTTTAATCTCGGCCAGCCTGATCGGAGCCGCCGGAACAGGCGTTATCAATTGTATTGTCATGGATAATGCCAACAACAATCTGCTGACGGGTGTTACGCTGAGAATACCCGGTACATCCTATGTCGCTGTTGGCGACAAAGCCGGGCATTACCAGTTCACCGGGCTTCCCGAAGGGACCTACACCGTGGAAGCCAGCCTGGCCGGTTATCAGACCATGATCAAAAAAAATGTCAAAGTAAAGACCAACCAAATCGTCAAGCTTGCTTTTAAATTAAAAGCTCATCAGAAGAAAGGGTTGTTGCAGCGCCTGGGGCTGACCAAGGATGAAAAAAAATATATTTCACCGCCCTGCGCCATGGTTGCCTGCAAAATGGTTGCCGCCGAGTGCGATCAGATGGGTGGATACAGTCTGCCAGCCGATTTCAACACCGAGGAATATTCCCGGATCTACGAGAACCGCTTTTTGGAAGTTGTCCAGAACCCGCTGTCCACCTTCTCCATCGACGTAGATCCGGCCTCCTATGCCAACGTCCGGCGCTTTCTCAATTACGGTCAGATGCCGCCCAAGGATGCGGTTCGCATAGAGGAGATGATAAATTATTTTGATTATGACTATCCCCTGCCGGACGACGGCCGGCCCTTCTCCGTTATCACAGATGCCTCTCCCTGCCCCTGGAATAACGGTCACCGGCTGGTTAGGATAGGGATCAAGGGCAAGGAGATACCCCGCGACAAACTGCCTCCCACCAATCTGGTCTTTTTGATAGACGTCTCCGGCTCCATGCAGAGCCCCGATAAACTGCCCCTGCTCAAGTCGGCCTTCAAGATGCTGGTCAATCAACTCCGGCCGGCAGACCGGATAGCCATTGCGGTCTATGCCAGCTCCGAGGGCCTGGCTCTGCCGTCAACTTCCGGCAAAAACAAAAAGGCCATCCTGGATGTTCTGGACAAGCTGGAAGCCGGGGGATGCACGGCCGGTGCGGCCGGGATCCAGCTGGCCTACCGGACGGCCAAGGAGAACTTCATCAAGGGCGGCAACAACCGGGTGATACTGGCCACCGACGGTGATTTCAACGTGGGGGTCTCCAGCACCTCCGAGCTGATCCGGATGATCGAGCAGAAGCGTGAGGAGGGGATATTTCTGTCGGTTCTGGGATTCGGCAGCGGCAACCTGAAAGACTCCCGGATGGAACAGCTGGCCGACAAGGGCAACGGCAATTACGCCTACATCGACAACATCACCGAGGCCAAAAAGGTGCTGGTCAACCAGATGGCCGGGACCCTGTTCACCATCGCCAAGGATGTCAAGATCCAGGTGGAGTTCAACCCGGCCCGGGTCAAGGCCTACAAGCTGATCGGCTACGAGAACCGGATGCTTAACAAGGAGGATTTCAACGACGACAAGAAGGACGCCGGGGAGCTGGGGGTGGGCCATACCGTCACCGCGCTTTACGAATTAGTGCCGGCCGGGTCAAAAGAAAAAATCTCAAAGGTTGATGATCTCAAATACCAGAAAGTTACGCCAAAACCAAACAGCAATTTTTCCGGAGAGTTGATGACTGTCAAATTGCGCTACAAGGATCCCGACGGGAACAAGAGCCGTTTGATAACGAAAGCGATCTACGATGACAAGGCTGAAATGGCAAAGATGCCAGAAGACCTGCGCTTTGCCTCGGCGGTGGCCGAGTTCGGCCTGCTGCTCAGGGATTCGGAGCATAAGGGAAACTCCAGCTACCGTCAGGTGCTGGAGTTGGCCAGAAGCTCCAGAGGGAATGACACCGAGGGGTACCGGGCCGAGTTCATCAAACTGGTGGAGGCCGCCAGCCAGCTGGCGGTGAAGCAGGATTAA